A window of Komagataeibacter medellinensis NBRC 3288 contains these coding sequences:
- a CDS encoding cation:proton antiporter has product MDTISLLALLLSLSAGFSILNHHTFRVPVTIGVLVFSLLTSLLVMVLNPLIPAYDLQALPRSVLGAINLPAALLNGALSLLLFAGAMQVNVGHLRAKLASVTALSVLGTVLAVAFLAIAAWSVFPLLGHTVPFAWCIVLGAILAPTDPVSVVGMLKRLGLPGPLQAVFAGESLFNDGVGVVIFGVTIGLATGDSQGVAASGIALSFCREALGGGFLGALTGWIALRVLKAQRDPHIDLLTSLALATGTFSIANQLGMSGAIAVVVAGLCFGTRYSHSIFDEASRKELDVAWSLIDEVLNVLLFMLIGFEILEITPHLFTVLATLAVIPLSIAVRALSVLFSTLPVHLRQWERGRVLGVLTWGGLRGGISVSLALGLPPGELRDLLLPVCYGVVVFTIIVQGLTMERVARRLYPASPSQPQ; this is encoded by the coding sequence ATGGATACGATCAGCCTCCTTGCCCTGCTGCTGAGCCTCTCGGCAGGCTTCAGCATTCTTAATCACCATACGTTCCGCGTTCCGGTCACGATTGGTGTGCTTGTCTTCTCGTTGCTGACATCGCTTCTGGTGATGGTCCTGAATCCGCTGATTCCGGCCTATGATCTTCAGGCCCTTCCGCGATCTGTACTCGGCGCCATCAATCTGCCTGCGGCACTTCTGAATGGCGCGCTGTCGCTGCTGCTTTTTGCCGGCGCCATGCAGGTCAATGTCGGGCATCTGCGCGCAAAGCTTGCCTCCGTCACCGCCCTCTCTGTCCTGGGGACCGTGCTGGCCGTCGCCTTTCTGGCGATCGCGGCATGGTCTGTCTTCCCGCTGCTAGGCCATACCGTTCCCTTCGCATGGTGCATCGTGCTGGGTGCCATCCTCGCGCCCACCGACCCGGTTTCGGTCGTGGGAATGCTGAAACGTCTGGGACTACCGGGACCGCTTCAGGCTGTTTTTGCGGGAGAAAGCCTGTTCAATGATGGCGTGGGCGTTGTCATTTTCGGTGTAACGATCGGATTGGCGACCGGAGACAGTCAGGGAGTGGCCGCGTCCGGAATTGCCCTGAGCTTCTGCCGCGAGGCGCTCGGTGGCGGTTTTCTCGGAGCGCTCACGGGATGGATCGCGCTCCGTGTGCTCAAGGCGCAGCGGGATCCGCATATCGACCTGCTGACGTCGCTGGCTCTTGCGACCGGAACTTTCAGCATCGCCAACCAGCTTGGCATGTCAGGCGCGATCGCGGTCGTTGTCGCCGGTCTTTGTTTCGGAACACGTTACAGCCATTCCATTTTTGATGAAGCGTCGCGCAAGGAACTCGACGTCGCATGGTCACTCATTGACGAGGTCCTGAACGTCCTGCTGTTCATGCTGATCGGCTTTGAAATCCTTGAGATCACGCCGCATCTGTTTACGGTTCTGGCGACACTTGCCGTAATCCCCCTGTCCATTGCCGTGCGGGCTTTGAGCGTGCTGTTCTCGACCCTTCCGGTCCATCTTCGTCAATGGGAACGGGGCCGCGTTCTCGGCGTCCTGACCTGGGGCGGGCTGCGAGGTGGTATTTCGGTCTCACTGGCGCTTGGTCTACCGCCCGGAGAACTGCGTGATCTGTTGCTGCCCGTCTGTTACGGTGTGGTGGTGTTCACCATCATCGTGCAGGGATTGACCATGGAACGGGTCGCCCGCCGGCTTTATCCGGCATCTCCATCTCAACCTCAATAA
- a CDS encoding restriction endonuclease subunit S yields the protein MVGNWPFFPLSELTINYDARRVPIKEADRRLGLYPYYGASGIVDYVNDYIFDGEYLLIAEDGENLRTRQTPVAFMASGRFWVNNHAHVVTGNGNASTRFINYALQCTDISSYLTGAVMPKLTQSNLNRIEIPVPSQIIQNRIVDILGVLDDKIKLNRQVAKTLEAMAQALFKSWFVDFGPVRAKAEGRPAKLPDGVAVLFPDQLGKDGLPEGWNAATLLDFFDLEGGGTPKTSVADYWDGDVPWFSVVDTPVSGIYVHDTKRMLTQAGLANCAATLLPENATIVTARGTVGKIALVGRPMAINQSCYAAIAKDNYGPFFIYFLIQSSLEALRTQTHGSVFDTITRSTFASVSTNRPPHALAAIYEAAVTPLLGKMKVVAEQSRALATLRDTLLPKLIFGELRIRDAEQTVVAA from the coding sequence ATGGTTGGTAACTGGCCGTTCTTCCCGCTGAGTGAATTGACTATTAATTACGATGCTAGACGAGTACCGATAAAGGAGGCAGACCGGAGGCTAGGGTTATATCCTTATTATGGAGCCTCCGGTATTGTAGACTATGTCAACGATTATATTTTTGATGGAGAGTATCTTTTAATTGCAGAAGACGGAGAAAATCTGCGCACTCGCCAAACGCCCGTTGCATTTATGGCGTCGGGACGCTTCTGGGTTAATAACCATGCCCACGTCGTTACCGGCAATGGTAATGCGAGCACGCGTTTCATTAACTATGCACTTCAATGCACAGATATATCGTCGTACCTAACTGGTGCGGTTATGCCGAAGCTTACTCAAAGTAATCTAAATAGGATTGAAATCCCTGTTCCGAGTCAAATAATACAAAATAGAATCGTAGATATACTCGGAGTGTTGGACGATAAAATCAAGCTGAACCGTCAAGTGGCGAAGACACTGGAAGCGATGGCGCAGGCATTGTTCAAGAGTTGGTTCGTCGATTTTGGTCCAGTACGAGCTAAGGCCGAAGGCCGCCCTGCCAAGCTTCCCGACGGCGTTGCTGTCTTGTTCCCCGACCAGCTAGGCAAAGACGGTTTGCCGGAGGGATGGAATGCAGCAACACTGCTCGATTTCTTCGATCTGGAGGGGGGGGGGACGCCGAAGACCTCGGTGGCCGATTACTGGGACGGCGACGTCCCATGGTTTTCCGTGGTTGATACGCCCGTGTCGGGGATTTATGTGCATGATACTAAACGAATGCTCACTCAGGCCGGTCTGGCGAACTGTGCCGCGACTCTACTGCCAGAGAACGCTACGATCGTCACTGCTCGCGGTACCGTGGGAAAAATAGCGTTGGTTGGTCGACCGATGGCAATAAACCAATCATGTTATGCTGCGATTGCAAAAGACAATTATGGGCCGTTTTTTATTTATTTTCTAATTCAGTCGTCACTGGAGGCCTTGCGGACACAGACTCATGGATCGGTATTTGACACAATTACGCGGTCGACTTTTGCAAGTGTTAGCACTAACAGGCCGCCACATGCGCTCGCTGCCATTTACGAGGCTGCGGTCACGCCCTTACTAGGGAAGATGAAAGTCGTCGCTGAACAGTCCCGTGCTCTCGCCACCCTCCGTGATACGCTTCTTCCCAAGCTGATCTTCGGCGAACTGCGTATCCGCGATGCCGAACAGACGGTAGTGGCCGCCTGA
- a CDS encoding ribbon-helix-helix domain-containing protein yields MTRRQRMNVYFEPGLLKQVEALAERRKVSKSAVIEAAVLSLVSGEDDARRDAALSKRLDRLGRRIDDVDEAVAVLGEAFALYTHAWMMRQLPIPANENEAAKERGAEMYARFNDVLVRRLAKGHRFLNERVRDVTGHK; encoded by the coding sequence ATGACCAGACGACAGCGGATGAACGTGTATTTCGAGCCCGGCCTGCTGAAGCAGGTCGAGGCGTTGGCGGAGCGCCGGAAGGTGTCGAAATCGGCGGTGATCGAGGCGGCGGTGCTGTCGCTGGTCTCCGGCGAGGACGATGCACGCCGGGATGCGGCGCTGTCGAAGCGTCTGGACCGGCTCGGGCGGCGGATCGACGATGTGGACGAAGCGGTCGCCGTGCTGGGCGAGGCATTCGCGCTCTATACCCATGCCTGGATGATGCGTCAGCTTCCCATTCCGGCGAACGAGAACGAGGCCGCGAAGGAGCGGGGCGCGGAGATGTATGCCCGGTTCAATGACGTGCTCGTCCGGCGGCTGGCGAAGGGGCACCGATTCCTCAACGAGCGGGTGCGGGATGTTACAGGACACAAGTAA
- a CDS encoding relaxase/mobilization nuclease domain-containing protein, with protein MTVKARVVRQAGKGGGSAAHLRYIQRDGTSRDGERGVLYGAETDRADVKAFLERGAEDRHQFRFIVSPEDADRMDDLTDFTRDLMTQMEADLGTRLDWVAVNHFNTAHPHVHVVVNGRDDQGKDLVIDGSYITHGLRERASEFVTLELGPVSEIELRQKLENEIDRDRFTRIDRALLAQARDGSLDMRSGIETPASDLVDRRLRLSRLAKLERMGLANQTAPGRWTLDERLEERLRNLGERDDITRQMHRALKARDKGNAPTRDPAHFLFHGEPPEKPVIGRLIDRHLTDELGEKLSLVVDGIDGRAHHLRGFDPAQMEDIPAGAIVEIAAAPVPDKPRPSDRAILAHTEDGIYRPSAHLERMQLDRWSVKGTPEDLIKGYVRRLEALRRAGIVERLEADRWRIPEDFQQRSIAYDAARAPKATVRLLSAFDLEAQIGSDGATWLDRRLVAGTSRDGDRVEAGFGGEVGDALARRQKALIDRGDASLTPEGMVRYRKNLLATLEGREVERVGQAMAEKRGKLWRPLDRFETIQGTLKGPVDLASGRFAVMESGHEFSLVPWRPEIGRQRQKEMAISMDEHGGISWELGRGRGLGL; from the coding sequence GTGACGGTGAAGGCGAGGGTGGTGCGTCAGGCCGGGAAGGGAGGCGGGTCCGCCGCCCACCTGCGCTACATCCAGCGCGACGGGACTTCCCGCGACGGCGAGCGGGGTGTCCTCTATGGCGCGGAGACCGACCGCGCCGATGTGAAAGCCTTCCTCGAACGTGGCGCGGAGGACCGGCATCAGTTCAGGTTCATCGTCTCACCGGAAGATGCCGACCGGATGGATGATCTGACGGACTTCACGCGCGACCTGATGACGCAGATGGAAGCCGATCTCGGTACGCGGCTGGACTGGGTGGCGGTGAACCATTTCAACACCGCGCATCCCCATGTCCATGTCGTGGTCAATGGCCGCGACGACCAGGGCAAAGACCTTGTCATCGATGGCAGCTACATCACCCACGGCCTCCGCGAACGCGCCTCCGAATTCGTGACGCTGGAACTCGGTCCCGTGTCCGAGATCGAGTTGCGCCAGAAACTGGAAAACGAGATCGACCGCGACCGCTTCACCCGCATCGACCGTGCCCTGCTGGCGCAGGCGCGGGATGGTAGCCTCGACATGCGCTCCGGTATCGAGACGCCAGCCTCGGATCTGGTGGACCGGCGGCTGCGCCTGTCGCGCCTTGCGAAGCTGGAGCGCATGGGGCTGGCGAACCAGACAGCGCCGGGGCGGTGGACGCTCGACGAGCGGCTGGAAGAGCGTCTGCGGAATTTGGGCGAACGGGACGACATCACCCGGCAGATGCACCGCGCCCTGAAGGCGCGCGACAAGGGCAATGCGCCGACACGAGATCCCGCGCATTTCCTCTTCCATGGCGAGCCCCCCGAGAAGCCCGTGATCGGGCGACTGATCGACCGGCACCTGACGGACGAACTCGGGGAGAAACTGTCGCTGGTGGTCGATGGGATCGACGGACGGGCGCATCATCTGCGGGGTTTCGATCCCGCCCAGATGGAGGACATCCCCGCTGGCGCGATCGTGGAGATCGCCGCCGCTCCGGTCCCCGACAAGCCGCGCCCGTCAGACCGGGCGATCCTCGCCCATACCGAGGACGGGATCTATCGCCCTTCCGCCCATCTGGAGCGGATGCAACTCGACCGCTGGAGCGTCAAAGGCACGCCGGAAGACCTGATCAAGGGGTATGTTCGCCGTCTGGAGGCTCTGCGGAGGGCGGGGATCGTGGAGCGGCTGGAGGCCGACCGCTGGCGTATCCCGGAAGACTTCCAGCAACGCTCCATCGCTTATGACGCCGCCCGTGCGCCGAAGGCGACGGTGCGGCTGCTGTCGGCCTTCGATCTTGAGGCGCAGATCGGCTCCGATGGCGCGACCTGGCTCGACCGGCGTCTGGTGGCCGGGACTAGCCGGGACGGCGACCGGGTGGAGGCAGGCTTCGGGGGCGAGGTCGGTGACGCCCTGGCCAGACGGCAAAAAGCCCTGATCGACCGTGGGGACGCCAGCCTCACTCCGGAGGGCATGGTCCGCTATCGCAAGAACCTGCTGGCGACGCTGGAAGGGCGGGAAGTGGAACGGGTCGGGCAGGCCATGGCCGAGAAGCGGGGGAAGTTATGGCGTCCGCTTGACCGGTTCGAGACCATCCAGGGCACGCTGAAAGGCCCGGTCGATCTGGCCAGCGGGCGTTTCGCGGTAATGGAGAGCGGACATGAATTCTCGCTGGTGCCCTGGCGTCCGGAGATCGGCAGACAGCGCCAGAAGGAGATGGCAATCTCCATGGACGAGCATGGCGGCATCTCCTGGGAACTGGGCCGGGGCAGGGGACTCGGCCTGTAG
- a CDS encoding type II toxin-antitoxin system prevent-host-death family antitoxin yields MPTVGALEFQRKFGEFQHQAQREPVEITRHGRREYVLMSADHYDWLRAAAQRSHRMEDVSDVVLAAVERAEMDPEHAHLDELLK; encoded by the coding sequence ATGCCCACCGTCGGCGCCCTCGAATTCCAGCGCAAATTCGGCGAATTCCAGCATCAGGCCCAGCGTGAGCCGGTTGAGATCACCCGGCACGGCCGCCGTGAATATGTGCTGATGTCCGCCGATCATTATGACTGGCTCCGCGCGGCGGCCCAGCGAAGCCACCGGATGGAGGATGTGTCCGACGTGGTGCTGGCTGCTGTGGAGCGCGCCGAGATGGACCCCGAACATGCGCATCTCGACGAGTTGCTGAAATAA
- a CDS encoding DUF2840 domain-containing protein → MPDDPSVLITTVELTWIEKQVERWLRFGRPVADTILDRQRRMLSFAPGSVFAFVRWAANGYGTVESHIDIVRTVGSGEDYQTVPCVRPGGEVLLHQTSWPRVQRVLGAIDAIEALDIDPTEVSPDYWRHLHHRLEARQQPDPYTKARHRAWLRRRALH, encoded by the coding sequence ATGCCCGACGATCCGTCCGTCCTGATCACGACGGTTGAACTGACGTGGATCGAGAAGCAGGTGGAACGCTGGCTGCGCTTCGGGCGGCCGGTCGCGGACACGATCCTCGACCGTCAGCGGCGCATGCTAAGCTTCGCGCCCGGCAGTGTGTTCGCCTTCGTCCGCTGGGCTGCCAACGGGTATGGCACGGTTGAATCGCACATCGACATCGTGCGCACGGTCGGCTCCGGCGAAGACTACCAGACTGTCCCATGCGTGCGGCCGGGCGGCGAGGTGTTGCTGCACCAGACTTCATGGCCGCGCGTCCAGCGTGTACTGGGAGCGATCGACGCGATCGAGGCGCTGGACATCGACCCGACAGAGGTCAGTCCCGATTACTGGCGTCACCTGCACCATCGGCTGGAGGCACGGCAGCAGCCCGATCCCTATACCAAAGCACGGCATCGGGCATGGCTGCGTCGTCGCGCGTTGCATTGA
- a CDS encoding abortive infection family protein, with translation MAYTLQLLRALIDSHPDRASRLRVHVEALESAIIGEPDRCLERVRALFEATFHSIAPHLGLSSLAGEDFPAQNKRIIQALDFALDGHPDSHRVDAAIRKLLGSLNGTISALAELSNIPGMRHGGSLDWSTLQRHHAAMLGGLCDTLVAFLFEIAWSRAPAPSEPITERFEDYPAWNDALDDEWGSLTIGEGEYWASRVLFALDPTQYEALRTEWNAESSAAEDAEAAA, from the coding sequence ATGGCTTATACTCTCCAGCTTCTTCGCGCTTTGATTGACAGTCATCCGGACCGGGCGAGCCGACTCAGAGTCCATGTAGAAGCTTTGGAAAGCGCGATTATCGGCGAACCGGACCGCTGCCTGGAACGTGTTCGCGCGCTTTTTGAGGCCACATTTCACTCTATTGCGCCGCATCTGGGTCTTTCTTCGCTCGCTGGAGAGGACTTTCCTGCCCAGAACAAACGTATCATCCAGGCGCTGGATTTCGCGCTTGACGGCCATCCGGATTCGCATCGGGTCGACGCAGCTATTCGCAAGCTCCTTGGTAGTCTCAACGGCACGATCAGCGCCTTGGCGGAACTTAGCAATATCCCGGGAATGCGGCACGGCGGCTCACTCGACTGGAGCACGCTCCAGCGTCATCATGCAGCTATGCTCGGCGGGTTATGCGATACGCTTGTTGCTTTTTTGTTCGAGATTGCGTGGAGCCGCGCGCCAGCACCCTCCGAACCAATAACCGAGAGATTTGAAGACTACCCCGCATGGAACGACGCGTTGGACGACGAATGGGGGAGTCTGACGATCGGTGAGGGCGAATATTGGGCGAGTCGGGTGCTGTTCGCGCTTGATCCAACACAATACGAAGCGTTGCGTACCGAGTGGAACGCCGAGTCGTCGGCTGCCGAAGATGCCGAGGCTGCCGCGTGA
- a CDS encoding type I restriction-modification system subunit M has product MSRRPKGSGVAARTSSKPAIEATLWAAADKLRGNMDAAEYKHVALGLIFLKYISDRFDERRAQAEADPEERDLVEERDLYLGDNVFWVPAEARWTFLKENATSVDPSIGSLIDRAMIALETENPSLKGVLTKNYARPELDQIRLGEVVKLFSDLAFKDAHHGQDMLGRVYEYFLGQFAIAEGKRGGQFYTAGCIVRLLVEMIQPFKGRVYDPCCGSGGMFVQSERFVEAHSTQYVDPVKAKRELSIFGQESNPTTWRLAKMNLAIRGIEADLGPKWADSFLEDLHPGLKADFVLANPPFNDSDWGGERARTGQSWPYGVPPAGNANFAWVQLFIRHLAPHGVAGFVLANGSLSSQQSGEGDIRRAIIEADLVDCIVSLPGQLFSTTQIPVCLWFLARDKSNGLVKDKTLRDRRRETLFIDARGLGTMQSRTLKVLSEADIAKVADTYHAWREKGGRYVDEPGFSSMATTAEIAGKCYVLTPGRYVGTVAADEEDETFDAKMQRLTATLREQMAEGAKLDERIRSALAGVGYGW; this is encoded by the coding sequence GTGTCCAGAAGGCCAAAGGGTTCAGGCGTAGCTGCACGAACTTCGAGCAAGCCCGCAATCGAGGCGACACTCTGGGCAGCAGCGGATAAGCTCCGCGGCAACATGGACGCAGCGGAGTACAAGCATGTCGCGCTCGGGCTCATTTTTTTAAAGTACATTTCCGACCGCTTTGACGAACGGCGCGCCCAAGCGGAGGCCGATCCGGAAGAGCGCGATCTTGTTGAAGAACGTGATCTTTATCTCGGTGACAACGTGTTTTGGGTGCCTGCGGAAGCACGCTGGACGTTCTTGAAGGAGAACGCCACCAGTGTCGACCCCAGCATCGGCTCGCTGATCGACCGCGCCATGATCGCGCTAGAGACTGAAAACCCCTCGTTAAAGGGCGTGTTGACCAAAAATTATGCACGGCCGGAACTTGATCAGATTCGGCTCGGCGAGGTCGTCAAGCTCTTTTCCGATCTGGCATTCAAAGATGCGCACCACGGGCAGGACATGCTGGGGCGCGTGTATGAGTATTTTCTTGGCCAATTTGCCATCGCTGAGGGTAAGCGTGGCGGCCAGTTTTATACCGCCGGTTGCATCGTGCGATTGCTAGTGGAAATGATCCAACCGTTCAAAGGGCGCGTCTACGACCCATGCTGCGGTTCGGGTGGCATGTTCGTGCAGTCGGAACGCTTCGTGGAGGCGCATTCAACACAGTATGTTGATCCCGTGAAGGCAAAACGCGAGTTGTCGATCTTTGGGCAAGAGTCCAATCCAACCACTTGGCGGCTCGCCAAGATGAACCTTGCCATTCGGGGCATTGAGGCGGACCTCGGACCGAAATGGGCGGATAGCTTCCTTGAGGATTTGCATCCTGGACTGAAAGCTGACTTTGTGCTTGCCAACCCACCGTTTAACGACAGCGACTGGGGCGGAGAGCGGGCGCGTACGGGTCAGAGCTGGCCTTATGGCGTGCCGCCAGCGGGCAACGCAAACTTCGCTTGGGTGCAACTCTTTATCCGCCATCTGGCGCCGCATGGCGTGGCGGGTTTCGTGCTGGCGAATGGCTCTCTTTCCAGCCAGCAATCCGGCGAAGGCGACATCCGCCGCGCGATCATCGAAGCGGACCTAGTGGACTGCATCGTCAGTCTGCCGGGGCAGCTTTTTTCCACCACCCAGATCCCGGTCTGCCTCTGGTTTCTGGCGCGCGACAAGTCTAATGGGCTGGTGAAAGACAAGACACTGCGTGATCGTCGGCGCGAGACACTGTTCATTGATGCTCGCGGCCTCGGCACAATGCAGTCCCGCACGCTGAAGGTGCTGAGCGAAGCCGACATCGCTAAGGTGGCAGACACTTATCACGCTTGGCGTGAGAAGGGCGGCCGGTATGTCGATGAGCCGGGTTTTTCAAGCATGGCGACTACTGCCGAGATTGCTGGGAAGTGCTATGTGCTGACTCCAGGCCGCTATGTCGGAACGGTGGCTGCGGACGAGGAAGATGAGACGTTTGACGCCAAGATGCAGCGACTGACTGCAACGCTGCGAGAGCAAATGGCTGAGGGAGCTAAACTCGACGAGCGCATTCGTAGTGCGTTGGCAGGGGTGGGTTATGGTTGGTAA